TATCTGAAGGTATATATCTTCAAATAAGCTATCACAAAAAATGAATGAGGCCAAAAGAAAAAAGCCTGAAAACATTTGTTTTCAGGCTTTTTTTTCAGCTATCTATGTTTGCAGCTTATAGCGCTATTTTGCAACTATTGTCCTGACCCACAACTGTTGGTTCACTCATAAGCTACAAATTCCACTCTAATAAAATCAACTACTTGCCAAAATTCTTGTTTTAATATTCTTGTTTTAATAGTTGCAAAAAAATTGTCGCATAAGCTGCAAATTTCCGGATAATGCTTGGAAAATATAATAAAAAACAGTTGGTTGTAAGAAAAGATAAAGACGCCCTTTTCAGGAGATATGTTGACTCTGGACTATTGAATCTTCACAGAAAATAACGCAAGATTTTCTGGCTCATCCAAAAAAAAATCTGCTTCCAAAAGCACCTTGACCGGTGGTAATCATTAACCTGTTTATCTGTGCCGATGATATCTTAACAGCCAGATGTAATCTTGTTTGGGGAAGGATTACATCTTGGAGTTAAGATTACTCCTAAGAACTGAACCGCTGCGCGGACAACTTCCGGGGCGCACCATTCATCATATAAATTCCGCACTCATCTAATAATACCTGACTTTAAAAATCACTCTATCACAAAAACCTCTTTGGACGATAAGAATTTGTAACGTAATTCTTATTCATTTTACCCAAGGAGGCACTTCATGAGCACAAGCAAAGAACAATTTGTTGACCGTATGAACTTTTATGGTTTGGCAGAGCACACCCAGAGGAATTACATCACAGGAGTCAGAGGTCTGGCTCAATACTACAATCTGCCCCCGGTTCAATTGATGGATGATCAAGTTCGAGCCTATTTCCATCACCTTATTACTGAGCGGAAATTAGAATGGACATCATGCAAAAGTTACTTGAGTGGGATCACTTTCTTCTACAGACACATTTGTGATCGAGAAGTTGATGATCGCTTTGGTTTGCCACCTCGCCCACGAGGCCGAAAACTGCCGGTTATCCTCAGCATAGAGGAGGTCCTACGCCTTCTTGTGTCACCGCCGAGAAACAATGGACCCACTTGTTGAATTGTTTTGAACCCACCCAGAAGTTGCCATATTGAAAATCCCATTGATTTTTTCACCGGTTAACGGACCCTGTAAATCATCGCAATAATACTATGAAAGGCCAAATTGTTACAGAAACAGGTAACGGCACAGTGCTGGGATACCGGAAGCCCGTAGGGCGGACGGGATCCCAGCACTGTGCCGTTTTGGTGGGTGAAGGCGGTGGAAGTTTACTTGTGCTGCAATATAACAGCTAGGATGGGCAATTAATCTGCTTGAGAAGGAGAATTTCTGTGGATTATGGCAAGTTAGTCACAGCTAGAAGCTGTTCGTGTTGTTTAACTGCTGTGACTCGTGGAGTCGCCAGGAAGGGCCTTCGATGCTCAGGATGATGGAATGGTGCACCATACGGTCTACGATAGCGGTGGTGATAACCGGGTCGCCCAAATAGTCACCAAGTTCTTTAAAATCAATGTTTGAGGTTATCATCGTAGAATTTTTACAGTATCGGCCATCAATCACCTTGTGAAAGAGGCTGGCGTTTCGAGCATCCATCTGTTCCAGGCGATCGAAGCCAATTTCGTCTATGAGGAGCAGGTCAGGGGTGAGATATCGCTTCAGCTTCAAGGCAAGGGTGTCGTCAGCTAGTCCGGCCAGGAGATCTCTGAGCATGTCGCTTGCGGTGGTATACCGGCAGCAATAGGTGCCCTGGCAGCCTAATAAGAGTAAGGCCTTGGCGATATGGCTTTTTCCTGTCCCAGAATTACCCGCAAAAATAACCCCTTGTTTGCGATGGACAAAATCAAGCTTTGCCAGATCCATAATCTGAGCCTTGTCCACCCCTTTCTGAAAGTCAAAATCAAAATCGGCCAACAGTTTTCGTTCCGGAAGCTTTGATTCTTTGATTCGACGTTCGATTCTTCGTTGGGTGAGAGCGTCGGCCTCCGCAGCCAGCAGTCGCCCGAGCAATTCGGTTGGCGGTGAGGCCAATTGGGCAGCGCGGGCCAATTCTTCATCCAGAATCGTTGTTATTGTGCTGAGCTTTAATATTTTCAGGTTCTTTTGAATCAATTCCATGCCGGTCTTTGCTGGTCGAGTTTTCATCGCTATTGTCTCCTAACAGTGTGCTGTACTCTTGTAATGGACGTTGTTTGATTGATGGCAGGGCCTTTCTTAGATTGTCTGCAGCCCGTTCGTTGCGATATGATTCCAGGCTGCGCGGTTTTGCCCTGGATCTGAGAATACGTTCCACTGCACTGTGCTCATAGGCATGGTAGCGGCAAGCATGGCTAATCGCCTTATGGATGTCGTCACAGTGGTAGGTTTCCTGCTGACGCAGGATGGATCTGACATGGAAGCCGCAGTTTTTCGGTTG
This region of Desulfobulbaceae bacterium genomic DNA includes:
- a CDS encoding phage integrase N-terminal SAM-like domain-containing protein gives rise to the protein MSTSKEQFVDRMNFYGLAEHTQRNYITGVRGLAQYYNLPPVQLMDDQVRAYFHHLITERKLEWTSCKSYLSGITFFYRHICDREVDDRFGLPPRPRGRKLPVILSIEEVLRLLVSPPRNNGPTC
- a CDS encoding ATP-binding protein, coding for MKTRPAKTGMELIQKNLKILKLSTITTILDEELARAAQLASPPTELLGRLLAAEADALTQRRIERRIKESKLPERKLLADFDFDFQKGVDKAQIMDLAKLDFVHRKQGVIFAGNSGTGKSHIAKALLLLGCQGTYCCRYTTASDMLRDLLAGLADDTLALKLKRYLTPDLLLIDEIGFDRLEQMDARNASLFHKVIDGRYCKNSTMITSNIDFKELGDYLGDPVITTAIVDRMVHHSIILSIEGPSWRLHESQQLNNTNSF